The Apium graveolens cultivar Ventura chromosome 6, ASM990537v1, whole genome shotgun sequence genome contains a region encoding:
- the LOC141668465 gene encoding BURP domain-containing protein 6-like has product MDFILFRFFAFLSVAFVASHAAVSSEDYWRSVLPNTPMPKSITELLPSPDASGTGDIFACGNGYGNKKYCGFAAGHVINRIAGDSEYGNRRYETSAPSVTFDGVFYFLEKDLHNGVNMDIHFTKFTTPTPFLPRKIADSIPFSSNKLPEILSKFSVKQNTPESKIMKRTIDECEAPGNKGEEKYCATSLENMIDFATSKLGKKVTAVSTDVDKESGLQNYKILGSKKLGETIVVCHKQNYAYAVFYCHSINNVEAYTVSLIGNDGTKARAAVICHMDTSSWNPKHMAFQALHVKPGSTVSVCHFLENGSVVWVP; this is encoded by the exons ATGGATTTTATTCTCTTCCGTTTCTTTGCATTTCTTTCG GTAGCATTTGTGGCGAGTCATGCAGCTGTATCTTCAGAAGATTACTGGAGATCAGTTTTGCCAAACACTCCCATGCCTAAATCCATTACTGAGCTTCTTCCATCTCCGGATG CCAGTGGCACCGGAGACATTTTTGCATGCGGCAACGGTTATGGCAACAAAAAATATTGTGGCTTTGCAGCTGGTCACGTAATTAACAGGATTGCAGGCGACAGTGAATATGGCAACCGTAGATATGAAACCTCTGCACCTAGTGTTACTTTTGACGGAGTCTTCTATTTCTTAGAAAAAGATTTACACAATGGTGTAAACATGGATATACATTTCACCAAATTCACTACTCCAACACCTTTCTTGCCTAGAAAGATCGCCGATTCCATTCCATTCTCGTCCAATAAACTACCAGAAATATTAAGCAAATTTTCCGTAAAACAGAACACTCCGGAATCCAAAATAATGAAGAGAACTATTGACGAATGTGAAGCGCCAGGAAACAAAGGCGAAGAAAAGTACTGTGCAACATCGCTAGAGAATATGATCGATTTCGCTACTTCTAAGTTGGGAAAGAAGGTCACTGCAGTGTCAACAGATGTTGATAAAGAAAGTGGACTGCAGAACTATAAAATTCTTGGATCAAAAAAATTGGGAGAAACAATTGTGGTGTGCCACAAGCAAAACTACGCATATGCTGTGTTTTATTGCCATAGCATAAACAATGTTGAGGCCTATACAGTTTCACTTATCGGAAATGATGGAACAAAAGCTAGAGCAGCTGTGATTTGTCACATGGATACTTCGTCTTGGAACCCTAAACATATGGCGTTCCAGGCCCTTCATGTTAAGCCTGGAAGCACCGTTTCTGTTTGCCATTTCCTTGAAAATGGTAGTGTGGTCTGGGTTCCATAA